The following proteins come from a genomic window of Sphaerisporangium rubeum:
- a CDS encoding DUF742 domain-containing protein, translating to MDGEWIDDVPVVRPFALAGGRTPPPASSFDLLTLVVATGVGVPEAATGLGPEHRRLLTLVRRSRPVAEVAADLDLPLGVLRLLLADLRDQGLIRSRAPKPSGSTPRADLLREVLDGLKTL from the coding sequence ATGGACGGCGAGTGGATCGACGACGTGCCGGTGGTCCGGCCGTTCGCGCTGGCCGGCGGCAGGACGCCGCCGCCGGCGTCGTCGTTCGACTTGCTGACACTGGTCGTGGCCACCGGCGTGGGGGTGCCGGAGGCCGCCACGGGCCTCGGGCCCGAGCACCGGCGCCTGCTGACCCTGGTGCGCCGGTCCAGGCCGGTGGCCGAGGTGGCCGCCGACCTGGACCTGCCGCTCGGTGTGCTGCGCCTGCTGCTCGCCGACCTGCGTGACCAAGGTCTGATCCGGTCCAGGGCCCCGAAGCCTTCTGGCTCGACGCCTCGCGCCGACCTGCTGCGCGAGGTCCTGGACGGCCTCA